The Verrucomicrobiales bacterium sequence TGGCGTAACCGAACATTTCAGAAAGGGGCACTTCAGCGTTGAGGTTGGTCGAGCCCGACTTGGCTTCGATACCCAAGATCTTGCCCCGGCGACGGTTCACGTCACCCAGCAAGTCACCTTGATACTCGTCCGGAGTATTGACTTCAACCTTCATGATGGGCTCAAGCAGGATCGGATTCGCCTTCTTGAAGGCATCCTTCAGGGCAAAGATCCCCGCCATCTTGAACGCGAGCTCATTCGAGTCAACTTCGTGGAAGCTGCCATCAACGACCTCGACGACCACGTCGATGACCTGATAGCCGGCATACACGCCGCTTCGAATGGCTTCTTCGATACCGTCGATAACGGCCGGGATGTATTCTCGAGGAATAGCGCCACCCACGATGCCGTTCTTGATCTCCACGCCCTTGCCCTTTTCGTTCGGAGCAAGAGTGATGCAGGCATGGCCATACTGACCACGACCACCCGACTGGCGAATGAATTTACCTTCACCCTCAGCCGCATTGAGAATCGTTTCGCGATACGCGATCTGAGGCGCGCCGGCGTTGGCGTCCACCTTGAACTCGCGGAGCAGACGATCACGAATGATTTCCAGGTGCAGCTCACCCATTCCCGCGATGATCAGCTGACCGGTCTCTTCGTTGGTGAAGCAGCGGAATGTCGGATCCTCTTCCGACAGACGTTGCAAGCCCTCCGACATCTTATCGCGGTCGCCCTTCGTCTTCGGCTCGATCGCCATGCTGATGACGGGTTCCGGGAAGGTCGGCGGCTCAAGAGTCACGTCGAACGACTCATCGCAGAGCGTATCACCGGTGGTGATGTTCCGAAGGCCGACCAAGGCCGCGATGTCGCCCGAGTAAACCGAGTCGACGTCCTTGCGCTCGCTGCCCTGAATAACCATCAGGCGGCTAACGCGTTCGCGCTTGCGTGTGCGCGGATTGTAAATGGTATCGCCCTTCTTGAGCTGGCCGCTGTAGACCCGGAAGAACACCAGCTTACCGGCATAAGGATCGGTCCAGAGCTTGAAAGCCAGGGAGCAATACTTGGAGTTGTCGTTGGGAGCAACGACGACGGTGTCTTCGGTGCCCGGCACATGACCAGTGGCCGGGGGGATGTCCACCGGCGCGGGCAGATAGTCGATCACGGTATCGACCAGACATTGGACACCTTTTTTCTTGAACGCCGAACCGCACAGCACGGGCACCAACTCGATGCGGCAGGTGAGACGGCGGATGGCGGCTTTCAGAATCGCCGGGGTGATGGGCTTGTCCTCGAGCACGAGTTCAGCGATCGCGTCATCCTTGTTGGACACCGCTTCAATCAACTCCTGCAAGGCAGCCTTGGCCTTTTCCTTATGAGAGTCAGGAATCTCCTTGATCTCATACTTCAAACCTTCGTTGGCGATGTCGCCCGTTCCCCAGACCACTGCGCGCTGGTTCACGATGTCGATCACGCCCTCAAACTGGTCTTCCGCGCCAATGGGCAGGTAAACCGGAAACGCGTAGGCTCCTAGTTTCTTGCGCATATCGCTCAAGGCGTTGTCAAAGTTCGCGCCAATACGGTCCATCTTGTTGACGAACGCGATGCGAGGAACTTTGTACTTGGTCGCCTGGCGCCAGACAGTTTCCGATTGCGGCTGAACTCCCGCCACACCACAGAACACCGCCACCGCGCCGTCGAGCACACGCATGGAGCGCTCCACTTCAGCAGTGAAATCGACGTGTCCCGGCGTGTCGATGATGTTGATCCGGTGAGGCATCGCCTCATAGGACTTGAACAGGCCCTCCTCCTTCTTCTGAGTCCAGAAGCAGGTCACGGCCGCCGAGGTGATGGTGATGCCGCGTTCGCGCTCCTGCTCCATCCAGTCGGTGACCGTATTGCCGTCGTCCACGTCACCGATCTTATGGATCAGCCCCGTGTAGAACAGAATACGTTCGGTCGTGGTGGTCTTGCCGGCGTCAATGTGAGCGGCGATACCGATGTTACGCGTCCGCTCCAGAGGATACTGGCGGTTCGGCGAGTTGAGTTCTTTATTTTCCATCACAACAAAATCGAGTGGAGTTCAGACAATAAAAACGCCCCGAAAGACCTGCTGTCGGGGCGAAAACCAGACTATCGGCTACCAGCGGAAATGGGCGAACGCCTTGTTAGCCTGCGCCATCTTATGAACCTCATCCCGCTTGCGGATGGCGTTCCCCTGCCCTTGGAAAGCTTCCATGATCTCGGCGGCCAGCGCGTCCTTCATGGGCGTTCCCTTGCGAGCATCAGCAAAATCCACCAGCCAGCGCAGCGCCAGCGACATCTGCCGGTCGTTGGGCACTTCCAGCGGGACCTGGTAGGTCGCGCCACCCACTCGACGAGCCTTCACTTCCAAGCGGGGCTTGGCGTTGTCCACCGCCTTTTGGAGAATCTCCATCGGGCTGGACGTCGGATTCTTCTCCGACAAGGTGTCAAAGGCCTGATAAACAATCCGCTCAGCAGTGCTCTTCTTGCCACTGATCATCACCGTGCTCACCAGACGGGACACGAGGACGCTATGATACTTCGGATCAGGAGTGATTTCGCGCTTAGTTGCTTGTCGACGGCGGGACATATGAGTTTGCTAAAAAGAACTATTAATTGGTAAACAAAGTTACTCGGCAAAGTTGCTCGGCCTTAAAAGTAATTGGCCTCCGCTTACTTAGCGCCAGCCTTGGCCGCCTTAGGCCGCTTAACACCATACTTGGAACGGCTCACACGGCGCTTCTCAACACCGGCCGCATCCAAAGTTCCACGAACGATATGGTAGCGAACACCAGGCAAATCCTTCACACGACCCCCGCGGATCAGCACGATGGAATGCTCTTGGAGATTGTGGCCTTCATCCGGAATGTAGGCGATAACCTCGAAGCCATTGGTCAGCCGGACCTTGGCCACCTTTCGCATCGCGGAGTTTGGTTTCTTAGGGGTACGAGTCATCACCTGCAGGCAAACACCCCGTCGAAACGGCGAGTTCTCCAAGGCAGGCGATTTGGACTTATATCGGACCTTATTTCTACCCTTCCGGACCAATTGATTAATAGTCGGCATTGCTTCCAGTGCTCAAAATTCTTCGTAAGTTTCCCCGAACAGCGTCGGGAAAATGGAGCCGGGATAGTAACAGTCAAAGAAGGTCATGCAACAAGTATTTCCACAAATTTCTAAAAAGACATCTGGCGAATAGTCGGAAAAATTGAGACGTCTCTCTTACGCAATATGATTTCAACCCCCTCTCACTCTCCAAAGTCAGCACTTCAGCCTTGGCTGGGTTTGATCGCCCTCGCCTGCTCGGGACTCCCCCTCCTCGCCGCCAACCCCGGCGGCTCCGGTTGGGTAGCCGCCCGCGAACAAGTTCGAGCGCTAAAAACACCAGAAGGCCTTGAAGCTACGGTCTTTGCTGCCGAGCCACAGGTGGTGAATCCAACCGACATGGATATCGATGCCCGCGGTCGTATCTGGTGCACCGAAGGCGCCAACTACCGGATCTGGCAAAAGTGGGGCAAGCTTCGTCCGGAGGGCGACCGCATTGTCATCCTGGAGGATACCGACGGCGATGGAGCCGCCGACAAGCAGGTGGTCTTCTACCAAGGACACGAAATTAATGCCGCTCTGGGTATCTGCGTGCTCGGCGATTCCGTAATCGTTTCCCGGTCACCGAACATTTTTGTGTTTACGGACGCCAATCACGACGACCGGGCGGACGGCCCCCCCAAAGTCTTGTTTACGGGCATCCAGGGTGTGGACCACGACCACGGAGCGCATGCGTTCGTGTTCGGACCCGATGGAAAACTCTATTTCAACATCGGAAATGAAGGCAAACAACTCCAACACCCGGACGGCCGGCTGGTGGTCGATCTGGCGGGCAATGAGGTGATCACCAAAGGAAAGCCCTATCGCCAGGGGCTCGCCTTCCGATGCAACCCCGACGGATCGCAGCTGGAGACCGTGGGCTGGAACTTCCGCAACAACTACGAACTCTGCGTGGATTCCTTCGGAACCATCTGGCAGTCGGACAACGATGACGACGGGAACCGGGGTGTCCGCATCAATTATGTGATGGAGTTCGGCAACTACGGATACACCGACGAACTCACGGGGGCGTCGTGGCAGGAGGCGTGGAAAAAGGCCGTCAGC is a genomic window containing:
- the fusA gene encoding elongation factor G, which translates into the protein MENKELNSPNRQYPLERTRNIGIAAHIDAGKTTTTERILFYTGLIHKIGDVDDGNTVTDWMEQERERGITITSAAVTCFWTQKKEEGLFKSYEAMPHRINIIDTPGHVDFTAEVERSMRVLDGAVAVFCGVAGVQPQSETVWRQATKYKVPRIAFVNKMDRIGANFDNALSDMRKKLGAYAFPVYLPIGAEDQFEGVIDIVNQRAVVWGTGDIANEGLKYEIKEIPDSHKEKAKAALQELIEAVSNKDDAIAELVLEDKPITPAILKAAIRRLTCRIELVPVLCGSAFKKKGVQCLVDTVIDYLPAPVDIPPATGHVPGTEDTVVVAPNDNSKYCSLAFKLWTDPYAGKLVFFRVYSGQLKKGDTIYNPRTRKRERVSRLMVIQGSERKDVDSVYSGDIAALVGLRNITTGDTLCDESFDVTLEPPTFPEPVISMAIEPKTKGDRDKMSEGLQRLSEEDPTFRCFTNEETGQLIIAGMGELHLEIIRDRLLREFKVDANAGAPQIAYRETILNAAEGEGKFIRQSGGRGQYGHACITLAPNEKGKGVEIKNGIVGGAIPREYIPAVIDGIEEAIRSGVYAGYQVIDVVVEVVDGSFHEVDSNELAFKMAGIFALKDAFKKANPILLEPIMKVEVNTPDEYQGDLLGDVNRRRGKILGIEAKSGSTNLNAEVPLSEMFGYATAIRSLSKGRASYSMEPLKFEQVPNSVLTTILDAAKARPAART
- the rpsG gene encoding 30S ribosomal protein S7; the protein is MSRRRQATKREITPDPKYHSVLVSRLVSTVMISGKKSTAERIVYQAFDTLSEKNPTSSPMEILQKAVDNAKPRLEVKARRVGGATYQVPLEVPNDRQMSLALRWLVDFADARKGTPMKDALAAEIMEAFQGQGNAIRKRDEVHKMAQANKAFAHFRW
- a CDS encoding 30S ribosomal protein S12, producing MPTINQLVRKGRNKVRYKSKSPALENSPFRRGVCLQVMTRTPKKPNSAMRKVAKVRLTNGFEVIAYIPDEGHNLQEHSIVLIRGGRVKDLPGVRYHIVRGTLDAAGVEKRRVSRSKYGVKRPKAAKAGAK